TATGATAAGATGGCATATTAGAATAGTTGACTAAATTACACTAGTGAGTTGGAGTATGAAGAGTGGCAAGATGACAGTGATAAGAGTTAAGATAAGATGGTTGTTTTCTAATGCGAGTGGACTGTCGAGTTTCAGGATGAGCACTATTATCAGTGATGTTAGAACTATCAGTGGTAACATCATTGACAATAGTAGTAAGATTAGGATTTGTAGTATCTGAATGAGTGGTAGAAGAAATGTCATGAGAATTTGTATCAGGAAGACTAGCAGAAGATGTATGAACCAAATCATCAGGTTCAAAATATGAGGTATGAACTGCAGTTGTATTTGTAGGAAGAAATGTAGACGAAAGATATTGAGATTTAGATTGGATAGACAATATGTGATAAGGAAAATGATGCTCATAAAAGGTAACATCTCGAGACACAATAATTTCAGAAGTAGATAAATCTAGGACTTTATATGCCTTCTGATAGAGTGGATAACCTATAAAAACACAAGGTTTGGCACGGGGAGAAAATTTTGTGCGGACATGTTTTATTGTAGACACGTAACACAAACAACCATAAACACGTAAATTGTCAAGGCACTGATCTATTTTGAAGAGTCTGAAGTATGGTGTGGTGTTACCAATACTCTTAAGAGGCATCCTATTTATGAAGTATGTTGCATATAAAATGGACTCACCCCAATAATGATGTGGTAAATTGGACTGATATTGTAAAGCACAGACCATTTCCAATAGATGTCGATGCTTCCGTTCCACAACCCCGTTTTGCTGGGGTGTGTAACTGCAGCTGGTTTGATGTATTATCCCTTTGGATTGAAgaattgatttcaaatatccttCAGTGAATTCTTTAGCATTGTCTGATCGTATAGGTAAAACCTTACGGCAGAACTGTTTTTCAGCATAAGCAATGAACTTGGCTATAACAAACGGGACTTCAGATTTATACTTGATCAAATGTAACCAAGTATAACGACTATAATCATCAACTATAATAACAAACTGGTTACAATGATTATGATTCTTGACCTTATAAGGTCCCCATACATCGATATGTAGCAATTCAAAGATAATAGTGCTTTTAATACTACTAATTGGACAAGAATTCCTAGTTTGTTTTGCTCTAGGACAAATTTGACAAAGAGAGTCTACAACATCTTCTTTTACTTTGCAATGAGGCTGAAAAAACTTTAAGTTGGAGAAAGAAATGTGTCCCAAACGGAGGTGCCAGAGTTTTGAGTCATCTGAAATACTGAGATGTGCAGCAACCGAAGAACTAAAAAAATGAGTAGTAGAGACACCCTTTTTTGGTGCAACAGTGTATAAACCAGTGTGAAGTTCACCAAGAAGAAGTGGTGGATGCTTCTGAGAGAGGTCCTGAAGGTGGCATTGTGTTGCAGAAAAAATGACATTAGAATGCATATCTTCACAGATTTTATGAACAGAAAGCAATCCGTAATGAAATGATGGGACAAGAAGTACATTGGACAATGTGATTTTATCATTTAAAATCACAGTACCAACATGTGTTACTCTAATTTGACTTCCATCCGGTATGGTTATGAAATTGTTTGCATCAATCACAGGATTAAGAACTGAAAAATCATCTGGATAAGGACTGATGTGATAAGTAGCTCTACTGTCTAAAAACCATTCTTTTGTAAAAGAAGACAACAAACACATTTTACCTGCAAGTAGTGCATGTCCATTTTATCCTTGAGTATCTTGATCTCTGTCAAAAAATTTCTGTTCGTCAAGCAATTCAATCAACTGATTATATTGATCCATAGAGATAGGAGGTGCAGAATTAAATGAAGCATTGGTAAGAGTAGAAATCATATTTCCATCAGTACTATCAACATCATGATCTGACAAAGATGTATTTTGAACATTCTAAGAATTCTGAGAGAATGCAGCAACCTTTCTTTCTCTTGGTTTAAAACCTGGTGGGAATTCATGTATCTTAAAGCATCTTTCTATGCTATGACCATTTATTTTACAATTGGTACAGTAATAAGAGCTCCCAGGTTTTCTGATAGATTGTGTCTGGAACTGCTGAGAAGGAGCAGAGTATTGTTGTTGATTAGAGTGTTATTGTGGAAATTTGGTTCCAGAGTAATTGTTAGAAAATCTCCTTCTGTCAGCAACAAAAGCCAAAGTATCAGTCTGAGTTACTTGTTGAGACATTTCTTTATAATTTTCCTCTTGAGCCACTAATCTGTAGGCCTGTGTCACATTCAACATTGGTGTCATCATTAGAATATTTCCTCTCACAGCTGAGAAGTTGTCATTCAACTTCATAAGAAACTGTAAAACTCGTTGTTCTTGCTGCATCTTTTGGATTTGACCTGTTAGATTACAAGAGAATTTTTCACAAGTACAGGTTGGCAATGGGTATGCATCATCCAGACTATCCCATATAATTTTCAACAGATTTTGTCTCAATACAATTCAATCTTAGAAATTACTCAGAAACAGTTTTCAAGAAGTCAAGAAACAGCAACAACAAGAAGATTTCATATCAAAAAAATTATCTTCCACAAATCAACGAATTCAGAATAAAGAAATCTTTATCATAGATCGATGAGTCAACAGATAAAGAAATGATTAACTGAACGTTCCGAGCAAGATTAGAAATATCAATCACCAACAAAATAAATCGATAACCAGAGATTGAATCAAGAAACACCTGTTTTAGATGCTCGATCAGTTCAACTACTACAGAGATCAACAAATCTTCAACGTTTATTGCGAAAAATTCTCTGACGATCACTTCGGCGTAGAAATCAGCGACAAACGATCAATTACCTCCGATACCATGTAAGTTTCATCTATCTAACCAGTAGATAAGATGAACATTAAGACTTTCATCATCAACAATCAGTAATCAAGAAGAAAAAACTAAAGCTGTATTACTAAAAAAAAGTAATATTTACAGAGAATGTGTATCTATCTACAATCTGTTTTCTTACTCTACAAGTTATGACTACTACTATATATATACAACTAACTCTCTATATGCAGGTTCTAATTCTATTATGCCAACGTGACATTCTGTTAAATACACAGCTGGTGGTGCTGAGCGTGGTGCTGAGCTCATCATGTAATGCTGAGATGAAATGATAGTGTATTGTGTATTAACCAATATGCCTCCGCATGATATATCACATGATGCAGGATCTACGCCTATCAAAAGCATGTCCATGTAACTCGAAAGTCGTAAGCCCCTAACGTCCGCAAGCCATGAACACTAGAGGTTGTGTCCATAGATGTTATTTCCGTAAGTGATTGGTCCCACTACGACCTTATCCTCTAACATTACACGTGTCATTCACTTAAGTACTTTGTCATCCCCTTCCCCTTTTCCTGTCTTTCCTAAATGACAGCTGGTTAGTAATAGGGGAAATAAAAAAGAACATTGAAGAGAAAAGACACATCAAGACAACTAAAAATAAAACACATTCCCTATAGTCTATAACAATCACTTATCTATTAACCTAAAGGACAGTTGGCTAGTAATAGAGGAAATAAAAAAGAACTTTGAAGAGAGAGAAAGATAGACACATCAGGATAACTAAAAATAAAACATACTCCCTGCGAATAACACTATGGTACCTGTCACGAGACTCCGCGAAGGCATGCCTTAGGCATGTTTTTTGCCAAAAGGCATGCCCAAATGACATGCcatttatcaattaaatataataaaatttaaaacatattTATTATACTAATATTTTGTGAATTTTAATGTAAAATTAAAGTTAGTTGATAGTGACAACCGAACCGaataccatcataatactcatttacATTAGTGACTTTTTAGATACTCAAATCCAtgtaaatattttataattatatttattatctccgaatatttttaataataaaataattattaaaaaataaataaaaattagtaAAAAGACATGCCAAATCAGGAAAAGGTACGCCTGACTAACCCCAGGAGGACATGCACCCTAGATAACTCTCAAAACTAAGAATCTTTACCACTCAAAACTAAGAATCTTTACCATCAgttttcttttaatttaaaaaaatattgatatactattgtataattaattaagaatttcCGGTGCCTCTGGGTTGCTGTCGTCGGCACGTTTGAACGCATTCGACATCGGCTTCCTTAGAAATGAAAATGAGCGTGCAAAAATTGGagataaatgattttaaaataaccTGTATATTCAAAAATACAAAATGCAAGATTTTATAAAAGAAGAAGACGGAAAGTCGAGGGACAAGCAATGAGTAATGCTAATAGACATTTCACTTCGAGAATATCAACCCCCCTCGTCCCTAGACTCTAGTTATAAAAAACTACTCCAGTTCTTCTTCTCTCTTGTCTATATGCATGCTTCTGTATTATACTAGCTATTTATTCTTCTCCTAGCTTTTTAACATACACAGTATAAATCTATCCAAATAGATATCTCAGTGACTACCTAAACACATTGGCATAGCTACTAGTAAACCGAATTTATAGATAAGCATGGAAGCTGAACAGGGTGAGTCTTCACACAACAATAATGCATTATATGTGGGTGAAAACTTGGCTAAAATTGTGCTTTCTTGGTCCCTTGAAGACATTCTACATGAACACAAGGTTTGTTTTCTTCATCTCTCCTTCCTTTTTGATCCAAAaagtaataaaaaaatatattttttagttCCCGTTTTGGTCGATTTTGAGCTTGGGATTTTACTTAAATTCGAGAAACCGAACAAGTCAAGCAGTCAACTGATTTTTAGAACACTGTTTAAGAGTTGGCAGGTCCGAACAAGATACAGGGATGGTGGTTGAAATGTCTAATTAATTGGCATTGCATGTCTTGGGCTTATTCCTAGTTTTAAGATTCTCATGCAAGTTCACTTTCTCAATTAAATGTATTTATACTTTTAGCTGTGGTAATATTAGTGTATAATCTAAATTACATTCGATCTTCAAACAGGTGAATGCAATTCCTCATTCATTTAGTTCACTTGGGGATTATCTAAGTTCGTTTGTTTATCCACTTGTTGAAGAAACGAAGTCTGAGATTTGTTCAAAAATCGAATCATTGTCAACTGCACCTTTTGCCAAGATCATTACTTTGTGTTCTTCTGAGCGGTTCATACAGCCACGCTATGAAATAGTTTTTGGCAAGTGGAAAGGAAGTTTGAAAAAACATACCAAAGTGTCACACCAAGCAAAGCTTGGAGATTTATTTGTTTTTAAGCAGACTAAACCTGATCGAAATTCTAGTGTACGGAGGCTGGGGAGGAGCTGGTGTTTTGGCTATGCTACGAAAATCTTAAAGCATGACTTCAATGAGAGGCTTATTTATACTCCTCATTTTGAAGTTAGTAGTTCAATCAAACTTGAAGCAGCACTGGATGTATCTAAGCCCTTTTACGCAATTTTTATAATGAACTTGACAACCAACAATCGAATATGGAATGCACTGCACACTTGTCCTTCTGATCATGTCATCAGGGAACTTCTGAGCATTAATCCAATGGTACATAATCTGTGTATCACTCTACACTTTTCTTGCTGTAtttaattaacatgttaattagcTTCAATTTATCATTTCAATAAAGCTTGCTTGTCATTATCATACACTTTTGAGTATCAATTCAGGTACAGGAAGACTGCAAAAACTGTCCTGCAATGAAGGAAACACTGGAAGAAAAGTTATCATTAACATCTTATCTGAACAAGTCCCAGTGTGAGGCAGTTGTACAGTGTATCTGTAACAGTGTTTGTGATCACAAACCGTCTCTGGAACTCATTTGGGCTTCCCCAGGGACCGGGAAGACTAGAACTCTTGGTGTGCTGCTTTGTAGCCTCCTACGTGTGAATTGTAGGACACTCGTCTGTGCTCCTACAAATGTGGCAATCTTAGAAGTTGCTTCACGTGTTATGCAATTGGGGAAAGAATCAGCAAAGACACTTGACGAAAATGGTAATCCACTTTGTAGCTTCGGAGATATACTTGTATATGGTAATACAAACCGAACTGCATATGAAGCTGGAGACTTGTACTTGGATTATCGTGTAAAAAGGCTCACCAAATGCTTTTCACCACACTTTGGTTGGAAGCATTGGTTTACGACCATGACAGAGTTCCTAGAAAATTGTGTCTCAGAGTATGCAAGTGAAGCTGACAAGTGTGTTGATAATCGAACCTCGTTTCTTCAGTATGTAAAAGACAGATTTATTCCGATGTCAGATTCACTTAGAAACTGTATCTTGACTATTGGGACTCATCTATCAAAAGCATATATCTCAGAAAAAGATATTAAAGATTTGATATTGCTGGAGGCCTCACTTCAATCTTTGGAGACTTTCTTATTCGAAGCGAATCCGGTTGGGAAAGAACTTAAGGCAGCATTTTTACTTGAAGAAGGGGTTAAAAGTTCTCCTCAGGATGACATAAACATGCCAGAATTCTTTCACATCAAGAGTGAATGCATTCAACATCTAAGAAATCTCCTGCATTCACTTGATAGACTCAGCCTAATAACAGTAAATGAAAAGTTCTGCTTCAAAATGGCCTCTTTAATTTTTTGCACAGCTTCAAGTTCATATGAACTCTGTAAGTTTGGAATTGACCCCATAAAATTGTTAGTTATTGATGAAGCTTCGCAGGTGAAGGAGTGTGAATCACTAATACCACTACAAGTCTGTGGTGTAAAGCATGTTGTGCTTTTGGGCGATGAATGTCAATTGCCCGCATTTGTTAGTAGCAAGGTAGGGAATCTTTAAATATAACAAAACCCTATCCAGTTCATTTCGTAACATAAGTCTACTATTATATTTTATATCCTTGACTAATTTTCTAAAGTATAAAATTTCTTTTTTGTCTCTTTCAGGTTTCTGCTAAAGCTGGCTTTGGGAAAAGCCTGTTCGAGAGATTGAGTATGCTTGGTTATCACAGGCACCTCCTTGATACACAATACCGGATGCATCCAAACATTAGCAGTTTCCCGATTGCAAAATTTTATCAGAATAGAATCATTGATTCACAAATTGTCAAGAGTGACACGTACAACAAATGTTATCTGCCTGGTCCTTTGTATGGTAACTATTCCTTTATGAATATTTCTTGCGGAAGAGAGGTTCTTTCTGATCGTCATAACTGGAAAAACATGGTAGAGGTTGCTGTTGTACTGAAAATTCTGCAGTTGCTCTACAAAGGTGTATGCATGTTTGGCCATTTGGCATTTATGTCATTTTTATTTAGTTTAAAGAATCCATAAAATCTTCATGGTTTTCTGGTTAACACTAATTAGCTTTACAATACAGTAAAACTTAATACATGTTCCATTTATAGCATGTGTTGCAGCGAAAGTGAAGGTTACAATTGGAGTGATCTCCCCGTACTCTGCTCAATTGTCAGAAATTCGACAGGAACTTGGACAGAAGTATGACAATCTTGACGACTTCCAGGTGCATATCAGATCCATTAATGGATTTCAAGGTGGGGAAGAAGACATAATCATTTTCTCAACAGTAAGATCCAATCAAGATGGATCAATTGGGTTCACCTTCAGTCCTCAAAGAATTAATGTTGCCCTGACAAGAGCAAGGTAGAACCACCAATGTTTCTTACTATCGAAT
This genomic interval from Apium graveolens cultivar Ventura chromosome 8, ASM990537v1, whole genome shotgun sequence contains the following:
- the LOC141680620 gene encoding helicase sen1-like, producing the protein MEAEQGESSHNNNALYVGENLAKIVLSWSLEDILHEHKVNAIPHSFSSLGDYLSSFVYPLVEETKSEICSKIESLSTAPFAKIITLCSSERFIQPRYEIVFGKWKGSLKKHTKVSHQAKLGDLFVFKQTKPDRNSSVRRLGRSWCFGYATKILKHDFNERLIYTPHFEVSSSIKLEAALDVSKPFYAIFIMNLTTNNRIWNALHTCPSDHVIRELLSINPMVQEDCKNCPAMKETLEEKLSLTSYLNKSQCEAVVQCICNSVCDHKPSLELIWASPGTGKTRTLGVLLCSLLRVNCRTLVCAPTNVAILEVASRVMQLGKESAKTLDENGNPLCSFGDILVYGNTNRTAYEAGDLYLDYRVKRLTKCFSPHFGWKHWFTTMTEFLENCVSEYASEADKCVDNRTSFLQYVKDRFIPMSDSLRNCILTIGTHLSKAYISEKDIKDLILLEASLQSLETFLFEANPVGKELKAAFLLEEGVKSSPQDDINMPEFFHIKSECIQHLRNLLHSLDRLSLITVNEKFCFKMASLIFCTASSSYELCKFGIDPIKLLVIDEASQVKECESLIPLQVCGVKHVVLLGDECQLPAFVSSKVSAKAGFGKSLFERLSMLGYHRHLLDTQYRMHPNISSFPIAKFYQNRIIDSQIVKSDTYNKCYLPGPLYGNYSFMNISCGREVLSDRHNWKNMVEVAVVLKILQLLYKGVCMFGHLAFMSFLFSLKNP